The genomic region CTTGGCTACGGCAATCATATCGGGCTTTTTTCAGAAATGGCCGACCCAACTTCCGGAGAAGCCCTGGGTAATTTCCCTCAGGCCCTTACTCATCTAGAGGTAATCACCACTGGACTGGAGCTACTCCAAGCCATGCAAGGTAAAAACACTGCAGCAGGCAGATCGCCAGCATGACGCCGTGTAGCAGCATATCATCTCGCTAGCACAACCTCTCTTTACGGAGCTATGTTATAATTGGTAAAGATAGGGAAGGAGGACGCTGTGTTCGTTATAGAAGTACGGGAGCACTTTGATGCGGCGCACGCATTGAGGGGCTACCGGGGGAAATGCGAGAACCTTCACGGGCACCGCTTTGAGGTGATGGTAACGCTGCAGGCACAGGAGCTGGACCAGATCGGCTTGGCCTACGATTTTACGGTGCTCAAGCGGCACCTCAGGGAGATACTGGCAAGCTTTGACCACGTGTGTCTTAACGATGTACCACCCTTCGACCGTATAAACCCCTCCTCAGAGAACATCGCCACCACAATATATGAGGAGTTCCAGAAAAGGGAACTCCCCATCTCAAGCATCCAGGTCTGCGAATCTGCAGACTCCTGCGTTATCTACATGCCGGGTAAATAGGTTTAGGTCCTGGACTCTGATTCCTCGATGACCTCCGGCGGGATCTCGATCGCGGTCACTGCCATGATCCATCCGATCCAGAACCCCAGCGCCAGCACCACGAAAAAGCCAATGATTACCGGAACCGCAATGGCCCAGACGACCAGTTCGTGCTGCAGGACTATCCCGGCGATGAAGGCACACCCTGCCAGAACGGTTCCCAGGCAAATCAGCACACCAACTACGCGAGACTTCTGCATGTTACCTCCTATAATTTAGGTACGAAGCTCCGGCGGGAGTAGATTTGGGATAGTATCTTCTATGGGATAGGTTACCGAGCAACTTTCGCAATACAGTGAGCCCTTGACTATCTCTTGCTCATCCTCCTCCTCGACGGTAAGTTTCAGGTCCCCCTTACACAGCGGGCAGGCGAGGATCTCCATAAGCTCTCGTTTCATCATCCCTCCTTATCATCGAATAGAATTCTACCTCACTACCTTCACATCGTCAATATCGTATACTTGTACAGTACATTAGTGACACAAAATCGCCAGACCATTGCCGCTGTCATTGCGACCCCGATTTATCGGGGTCGCAATGATGGGTAAAAGAGCGCCTTAAAAGTACACTAGGGTATCACCCATCTATCTGAACGAGATCAATAGCGGCCGCTTCGCCTTGACAGCGCTCCTCCTCTCCGAATAGAATGCTTGAGAGCCAGTGAAGGGGTGGCATCTGTGAAAAAGACTAGGATTTGCGAATTGCTGGGTATAGAGTACCCAATAATACAAGGGGGGATGACCTGGATTGCCAACGCAGAGCTGGCCGC from Dehalococcoidia bacterium harbors:
- the queD gene encoding 6-carboxytetrahydropterin synthase QueD: MFVIEVREHFDAAHALRGYRGKCENLHGHRFEVMVTLQAQELDQIGLAYDFTVLKRHLREILASFDHVCLNDVPPFDRINPSSENIATTIYEEFQKRELPISSIQVCESADSCVIYMPGK
- a CDS encoding methytransferase partner Trm112, with the protein product MKRELMEILACPLCKGDLKLTVEEEDEQEIVKGSLYCESCSVTYPIEDTIPNLLPPELRT